One window from the genome of Paraneptunicella aestuarii encodes:
- a CDS encoding cytochrome b/b6 domain-containing protein, protein MTTPQTHWVKVWDLPVRIFHWALVAAFVFSYITGEEDTTLHSYSGYFITGLVIFRIVWGLIGSHYARFSEFLYSPRTVLNYIHDMRAGKGKRYLGHNPAGGYMIVAMLMTLSVVVLSGMKLYAEEEGKGPFAQNNVISMQVIATARASDDDDEKEHGEHEDEFWEEVHETAVNFMILLVLLHIGGVVMSGKKHDENLVSAMISGKKRDNE, encoded by the coding sequence ATGACTACACCTCAAACTCATTGGGTTAAAGTATGGGATCTTCCCGTACGTATTTTTCACTGGGCGCTTGTTGCGGCTTTTGTGTTTTCATATATCACAGGGGAAGAAGACACAACACTGCACTCGTATTCCGGATACTTCATTACAGGCTTGGTGATCTTCCGCATTGTTTGGGGGCTGATTGGCAGCCACTACGCTCGATTCTCCGAGTTCCTTTATTCTCCTCGCACTGTGTTAAATTACATTCACGACATGCGAGCTGGTAAGGGCAAGCGCTATCTAGGGCACAATCCGGCTGGTGGCTATATGATCGTTGCCATGCTAATGACCTTGTCTGTCGTTGTATTGAGTGGTATGAAACTCTACGCAGAAGAAGAAGGTAAAGGCCCATTTGCACAAAACAATGTCATTTCCATGCAAGTCATTGCAACTGCTCGCGCTTCGGATGATGACGATGAGAAAGAGCATGGGGAACATGAAGATGAGTTCTGGGAAGAGGTTCACGAAACAGCAGTGAACTTTATGATCCTGCTTGTTCTGCTACATATTGGCGGCGTAGTGATGTCTGGTAAGAAGCACGATGAAAATCTGGTTTCAGCCATGATATCGGGTAAAAAGCGTGATAATGAATAG
- the prpF gene encoding 2-methylaconitate cis-trans isomerase PrpF, giving the protein MTAKPQIKIAATYMRGGTSKGVFFNLSDLPQAAQVPGAARDALLLRVIGSPDPYGKQTDGMGGATSSTSKTVILSKSSKPDHDVDYLFGQVSIDQPFVDWSGNCGNLSAAVGSFAIASGLVDADRVPDNGICTVRIWQANIEKTIIAQVPITNGEVQETGDFELDGVTFPAAEVQVEFLDPADGEGSMFPTGNLVDDLEVPESVVAGGVLKATMINAGIPTIFVNAEDIGYTGTELQEAINGDPAALERFETLRAYGAIKMGLISSIEEAAQRQHTPKIAFVAKPAAYTASSGKEVGEADIDLLVRALSMGKLHHAMMGTAAVAIATAAAIPGTLVNEAAGGQERDTVRFGHPSGTLKVGAEAKLVNGEWTATKAIMSRSARILMEGWVRVPGDVI; this is encoded by the coding sequence ATGACAGCTAAACCTCAAATAAAGATAGCCGCCACCTACATGCGTGGTGGCACCAGTAAAGGTGTCTTCTTTAATCTGAGCGACTTACCCCAAGCCGCTCAGGTTCCGGGCGCAGCAAGAGATGCTTTATTACTTCGTGTTATTGGTAGCCCGGATCCTTACGGCAAACAAACTGACGGCATGGGCGGGGCGACGTCCAGCACCAGCAAAACCGTGATATTGTCGAAAAGCAGTAAGCCTGACCATGACGTGGATTACCTGTTTGGGCAAGTATCCATCGACCAACCTTTTGTGGATTGGAGTGGCAACTGCGGTAACTTGTCGGCGGCAGTAGGCTCTTTTGCTATCGCCAGCGGTTTGGTCGATGCAGACAGAGTTCCAGACAACGGCATATGTACTGTGCGTATCTGGCAAGCCAACATTGAAAAAACCATCATTGCCCAAGTGCCTATCACTAACGGTGAAGTTCAGGAAACCGGCGACTTTGAACTGGATGGCGTGACTTTTCCAGCAGCCGAAGTGCAAGTGGAGTTCCTTGATCCTGCCGATGGCGAAGGTTCCATGTTCCCTACCGGTAATCTGGTTGATGATTTGGAAGTACCCGAATCCGTTGTTGCTGGTGGTGTGTTAAAAGCCACCATGATCAACGCCGGCATTCCCACCATTTTCGTCAATGCAGAAGATATTGGTTATACCGGCACTGAGCTGCAAGAAGCCATTAATGGCGATCCAGCCGCATTAGAGCGCTTTGAAACATTGCGTGCTTACGGTGCAATAAAAATGGGGCTGATTAGCTCCATTGAGGAAGCAGCGCAACGCCAGCACACACCGAAAATTGCCTTTGTCGCTAAACCTGCGGCTTATACCGCCTCCAGCGGTAAAGAAGTTGGCGAAGCAGATATTGATTTACTGGTTCGCGCCCTTTCAATGGGTAAACTGCATCATGCCATGATGGGCACAGCCGCCGTCGCTATCGCAACAGCGGCCGCCATTCCTGGCACATTGGTCAATGAAGCCGCTGGCGGGCAAGAGCGTGACACTGTCCGTTTTGGTCATCCTTCAGGCACCTTAAAAGTAGGTGCAGAAGCCAAACTGGTGAACGGTGAGTGGACTGCAACCAAAGCCATCATGAGCCGTAGTGCTCGCATATTGATGGAAGGTTGGGTACGCGTTCCCGGTGATGTGATCTAA
- the acnD gene encoding Fe/S-dependent 2-methylisocitrate dehydratase AcnD, with translation MNSTHRKPLPGSKLDYFDTREAVEAIEAGAYDKLPYTSKVLAENLVRRCEPAKLTDSLKQIIERKREMDFPWFPARVVCHDILGQTALVDLAGLRDAIAEKGGDPAKVNPVVPTQLIVDHSLAVEHAGFEEDAFEKNRAIEDRRNEDRFHFINWTKKAFKNVDVIQPGNGIMHQINLEKMSPVIQARNGVAFPDTLVGTDSHTPHVDALGVIAIGVGGLEAENVMLGRASYMRLPDIIGVELTGKPHPGITATDIVLALTEFLRKERVVSSYLEFYGEGVAHLTLGDRATISNMTPEYGATAAMFYIDQQTIDYLRLTGRDEEQIQLVETYAKETGLWADGMVNAEYERVLKFDLSTVVRNIAGPSNPHRRVATSDLAKLGIAGKVENEEGLMPDGAVIIAAITSCTNTSNPRNVIAAGLLARNANAKGLTRKPWVKTSLAPGSKAVELYLQDSNLLPELEQLGFGIVAFACTTCNGMSGALDPKIQQEVIDRDLYSTAVLSGNRNFDGRIHPYAKQAFLASPPLVVAYAIAGTIRFDIEKDVLGTDKDGNPVTLKDIWPSDEEIDAVIAKSVKPEQFRKVYDPMFDLTVDYGEDISPLYDWRPQSTYIRRPPYWEGALAGERTLKGMRPLAVLGDNITTDHLSPSNAILASSAAGEYLAKMGLPEEDFNSYATHRGDHLTAQRATFANPKLFNEMVKDENGEVKQGSLARIEPDGKVTRMWEAIETYMERKQNLIIVAGADYGQGSSRDWAAKGVRLAGVEVIVAEGFERIHRTNLIGMGVLPLEFLPGTNRNTLKLDGTETYDVTGDLTPGAELTLIVHRANGETVETQVKCRLDTAEEVSVYSAGGVLQRFAQDFLESEAAQ, from the coding sequence ATGAACTCGACACATCGCAAACCCCTACCTGGTAGCAAACTGGATTATTTCGATACTCGTGAGGCTGTTGAAGCCATCGAAGCAGGTGCTTACGACAAACTCCCCTATACCTCAAAAGTATTGGCAGAAAACCTGGTTCGCCGTTGTGAACCTGCAAAACTAACAGATTCGTTAAAGCAAATTATTGAACGTAAGCGTGAAATGGATTTCCCCTGGTTCCCTGCCCGCGTGGTTTGCCATGACATTTTAGGCCAAACCGCATTGGTAGATTTGGCGGGCTTGCGTGATGCCATCGCCGAAAAAGGCGGTGATCCTGCCAAGGTTAACCCGGTTGTGCCAACCCAGTTGATCGTTGACCATTCACTTGCCGTAGAACATGCTGGTTTTGAAGAAGACGCATTCGAGAAGAACCGTGCCATTGAAGACCGTCGTAACGAAGACCGCTTCCACTTTATCAACTGGACGAAAAAAGCGTTCAAAAACGTTGATGTGATCCAGCCGGGTAACGGCATCATGCACCAGATCAACCTGGAAAAGATGTCTCCGGTTATTCAGGCACGTAACGGTGTTGCCTTCCCTGACACTTTAGTGGGTACTGACTCACATACTCCTCATGTTGATGCACTAGGCGTTATCGCGATTGGTGTTGGCGGTTTGGAAGCAGAGAATGTCATGTTAGGTCGCGCGTCTTACATGCGCTTGCCCGACATCATTGGTGTTGAACTAACCGGTAAACCTCACCCAGGCATTACTGCCACCGATATCGTTCTGGCTCTAACCGAGTTCTTGCGTAAAGAGCGTGTTGTTTCTTCTTATCTGGAATTCTACGGCGAAGGTGTTGCTCACTTAACGTTGGGTGACCGTGCAACGATTTCCAACATGACACCAGAATATGGCGCAACAGCCGCCATGTTCTACATCGACCAGCAAACCATTGACTACTTGCGCCTGACAGGCCGTGACGAAGAGCAGATCCAATTGGTTGAAACCTATGCCAAAGAAACCGGTTTGTGGGCTGACGGCATGGTCAATGCCGAATATGAGCGTGTATTGAAGTTCGATTTGTCGACAGTGGTGCGCAATATTGCAGGCCCATCTAACCCTCATCGCCGAGTAGCCACCTCAGACCTGGCAAAACTGGGTATTGCGGGCAAAGTGGAGAACGAAGAAGGCTTGATGCCAGACGGCGCAGTGATCATTGCCGCCATTACAAGCTGTACCAACACCAGCAACCCTCGCAACGTGATTGCTGCTGGCCTATTGGCGCGTAACGCCAACGCTAAAGGACTAACACGCAAGCCTTGGGTAAAAACCTCATTGGCTCCAGGCTCTAAAGCCGTAGAACTGTATCTGCAAGACTCCAACTTGTTGCCTGAATTAGAGCAACTGGGTTTCGGTATTGTGGCCTTTGCTTGTACCACCTGTAACGGTATGAGCGGTGCATTGGATCCGAAAATTCAGCAGGAAGTGATCGACCGTGACTTGTATTCCACAGCCGTACTTTCTGGCAACCGTAACTTCGACGGTCGTATTCACCCTTACGCCAAGCAAGCTTTCCTGGCTTCACCTCCATTGGTTGTGGCCTACGCCATTGCGGGTACGATCCGTTTTGACATCGAAAAAGACGTGTTAGGTACAGATAAAGACGGCAACCCGGTGACATTGAAAGATATCTGGCCATCGGATGAAGAGATCGATGCGGTTATCGCCAAGAGCGTAAAACCAGAACAGTTCCGTAAAGTGTATGACCCAATGTTCGACCTGACAGTAGACTACGGCGAAGACATCAGCCCACTGTACGACTGGCGTCCACAAAGCACCTACATTCGTCGTCCTCCGTATTGGGAAGGCGCATTGGCAGGTGAGCGCACTTTAAAAGGTATGCGCCCATTAGCGGTATTAGGTGACAACATCACTACAGATCACTTGTCTCCATCCAACGCGATTTTGGCAAGCAGTGCTGCCGGTGAATATCTGGCGAAAATGGGGCTTCCAGAGGAAGACTTTAACTCTTACGCCACTCACCGTGGTGATCACTTAACAGCACAACGTGCCACCTTTGCCAACCCGAAACTGTTCAATGAAATGGTGAAAGACGAAAATGGTGAAGTGAAACAAGGTTCGTTAGCGCGTATTGAGCCAGATGGCAAAGTGACTCGCATGTGGGAAGCGATTGAAACCTACATGGAGCGTAAGCAAAACCTGATTATCGTAGCTGGCGCTGACTATGGTCAGGGTAGTTCTCGTGACTGGGCTGCCAAAGGCGTTCGCCTGGCCGGTGTTGAAGTGATTGTGGCAGAAGGTTTTGAGCGTATTCACCGTACCAACCTGATTGGTATGGGTGTATTACCGCTTGAGTTCTTGCCGGGAACAAACCGCAACACGCTTAAGCTTGACGGTACTGAAACCTATGACGTGACTGGCGATTTAACGCCGGGCGCAGAGCTAACGCTTATCGTTCACAGAGCCAACGGCGAAACCGTAGAAACTCAAGTGAAATGCCGTTTGGATACGGCGGAAGAAGTGTCGGTTTACAGTGCAGGTGGCGTGTTACAACGCTTTGCACAAGACTTTCTTGAATCAGAAGCGGCTCAATAA